A single genomic interval of Spartinivicinus marinus harbors:
- a CDS encoding LexA family protein has product MQVIQRYTAKQHSSQVAVPLLSSHVAAGFPSPADDYVEADLNLHDFAVKHPAATFFVRATGESMVEVGIQSGDILVVDRALTPQNGDIVIAALEGELTVKQLRLSKNKAWLIPRNPQFKPIEITEHFDCVIWGVVAHSLHSFR; this is encoded by the coding sequence ATGCAGGTCATTCAACGCTATACAGCCAAGCAACATTCATCTCAGGTAGCAGTACCACTGCTATCTAGCCATGTGGCGGCAGGATTTCCGTCGCCTGCAGATGATTATGTCGAGGCAGACTTAAACCTTCACGACTTTGCTGTGAAGCATCCGGCGGCAACTTTCTTTGTCCGTGCCACAGGTGAATCCATGGTGGAAGTGGGAATTCAATCGGGTGATATTCTGGTGGTAGATCGGGCTTTGACACCACAAAACGGTGATATTGTCATTGCGGCACTCGAAGGTGAGTTAACTGTAAAACAGTTGCGACTCTCAAAAAACAAAGCTTGGCTAATACCACGTAATCCTCAATTTAAGCCGATTGAAATCACGGAGCACTTTGATTGTGTGATTTGGGGTGTGGTTGCCCATAGTCTGCACAGTTTTCGTTGA